A region from the Phycisphaerales bacterium genome encodes:
- a CDS encoding DUF3987 domain-containing protein — MSEGLDANNLPPGTGAHGWLAIGGERVEGGWRYPERNAQGERIGTLTRWDAPAEGCPRYAAAKGGKRGLIFPADGLPAYAGTSPRDPVLIAEGASDTACLHSFAFTAVGVPMAGQAAGELASLLRDLHVVLIGDNDDAGRKSIQTLAAALVGVCASVRFTFPPDGHKDVRSWVADGGAGDADIAQLIEEAQPYARPAPEKADRPPAPEFEPFPTDALPKAAADLVRAGAVSMQVDQAMLGPLALAAMASAVGNARTIALHASWHEPAVLWVAVLAPSGAGKSPSLALVTRPAERRDAAALREHKEAMNEHAAALAVHEKAMRGWERASGKGNLTATPPAAPEAPVCERHLTNDVTLEGLAAMLAASPRGLLLACDELAAWFGSFGRYAANSRAAGEASRWLPLHRASSLRVDRRTAPPLLVERAAVCIAGMIQPSVFAAALTGTDFDSGLVARLLLSMPPVPTRRWQPGGIPPIVEGAYNAMVERLYALDLDADEHGIAMPRALALDEQASELWANFYDSLNADMAGQDERARAMMSKIECAAARLALVIHLGRVAAGEGAIANVIDSESMDRGIRLANWFRREAERTYLRLAEGDDDREARQLLDLVRRKGGSVSGRELVQSSRSFKTVKDAEAALSRLVDAGHGKWMYLPQRGPGAPKARRFVLPGASGDPVYRNHAGGVAEGDSVCVDAVDTPTTGTAGGAE, encoded by the coding sequence ATGAGCGAGGGGCTCGACGCGAACAACCTGCCCCCGGGCACGGGCGCTCACGGCTGGCTCGCCATCGGCGGCGAGCGGGTCGAGGGCGGCTGGCGCTATCCCGAGCGGAACGCCCAGGGCGAGCGGATCGGCACGCTCACGCGCTGGGACGCCCCGGCAGAGGGCTGTCCTCGCTACGCCGCCGCCAAGGGTGGCAAGCGCGGGCTGATCTTCCCGGCCGACGGCCTGCCCGCCTATGCGGGCACGAGCCCGCGTGATCCTGTCCTCATTGCCGAGGGCGCGAGCGACACGGCGTGCCTGCACAGCTTTGCCTTCACGGCGGTGGGCGTGCCGATGGCGGGCCAGGCGGCGGGCGAGTTGGCGTCACTGCTGCGAGACCTCCATGTCGTCCTCATCGGCGACAACGATGACGCTGGTCGGAAGAGCATCCAGACCCTGGCCGCCGCGCTCGTCGGCGTCTGCGCCTCGGTGCGCTTCACGTTTCCGCCGGACGGTCACAAGGACGTGCGGTCGTGGGTCGCCGACGGCGGGGCGGGTGATGCGGACATCGCGCAGCTGATCGAAGAGGCTCAGCCGTATGCACGGCCAGCGCCGGAGAAGGCCGACCGGCCGCCAGCGCCCGAGTTCGAGCCCTTCCCGACGGACGCGCTGCCGAAGGCCGCGGCCGACCTCGTGCGGGCCGGCGCGGTGTCGATGCAGGTGGATCAGGCGATGCTCGGCCCGCTCGCCTTGGCGGCGATGGCATCCGCGGTCGGGAATGCTCGCACCATCGCGCTGCACGCCTCCTGGCATGAACCCGCGGTTCTGTGGGTGGCGGTCCTCGCCCCCTCCGGCGCGGGCAAATCACCAAGCCTCGCACTTGTCACCCGCCCCGCCGAGCGCCGCGATGCTGCGGCGCTTCGCGAGCACAAGGAGGCGATGAATGAGCACGCCGCTGCGCTTGCCGTTCACGAGAAGGCGATGCGGGGCTGGGAGCGGGCGTCTGGTAAGGGCAACCTGACCGCGACACCGCCCGCAGCTCCGGAGGCACCGGTATGCGAGCGACACCTCACCAATGACGTCACGCTCGAGGGACTCGCGGCCATGCTCGCCGCCAGCCCTCGCGGGTTGCTGCTCGCGTGCGACGAACTGGCCGCGTGGTTCGGCTCATTTGGGAGATATGCGGCGAACAGTCGCGCCGCGGGCGAGGCCTCGCGCTGGCTGCCGCTGCACCGAGCAAGCTCGCTCCGAGTTGATCGTCGCACCGCGCCGCCACTGCTCGTTGAACGGGCCGCCGTGTGTATTGCGGGGATGATCCAGCCATCGGTTTTCGCCGCGGCGCTCACGGGCACGGACTTCGACTCGGGGCTGGTGGCCCGGCTCCTGCTGTCGATGCCGCCAGTTCCGACCCGGCGCTGGCAGCCCGGTGGGATCCCGCCCATCGTCGAGGGGGCGTACAACGCGATGGTCGAGCGGTTGTACGCACTCGATCTCGATGCGGATGAGCATGGCATCGCGATGCCCCGAGCCCTCGCGCTCGATGAGCAGGCTAGCGAACTGTGGGCCAACTTCTACGACTCCCTGAACGCAGACATGGCGGGCCAGGACGAGCGGGCTCGCGCGATGATGTCCAAGATCGAGTGCGCGGCCGCGCGCCTGGCACTCGTCATCCACCTCGGCAGGGTCGCCGCTGGCGAAGGCGCTATCGCCAATGTCATCGATTCCGAGTCGATGGATCGAGGCATCCGGCTGGCGAACTGGTTCCGCCGCGAGGCCGAGCGGACTTACTTGCGCCTCGCCGAGGGCGATGACGACCGTGAGGCTCGGCAGTTGCTCGACCTGGTCCGTCGCAAGGGCGGCAGCGTCAGCGGGCGGGAACTCGTCCAGTCGTCGAGGTCGTTCAAGACCGTGAAGGACGCCGAGGCCGCGCTGTCGCGGCTGGTCGATGCGGGGCACGGGAAGTGGATGTACCTGCCCCAGCGCGGGCCCGGCGCGCCCAAGGCCCGCAGGTTCGTGCTGCCCGGCGCTTCCGGCGATCCCGTCTACAGAAACCACGCTGGCGGTGTCGCGGAAGGGGATTCCGTTTGTGTAGACGCTGTAGACACGCCCACCACCGGCACCGCGGGAGGTGCCGAGTGA